Proteins encoded by one window of Channa argus isolate prfri chromosome 1, Channa argus male v1.0, whole genome shotgun sequence:
- the LOC137138332 gene encoding striatin-like isoform X2 codes for MDEQAGPGVFFNNNNNSVLPGGGKGPLPDGDAGEAAKAQYSIPGILHFLQHEWARFEVERAQWEVERAELQAQIAFLQGERKGQENLKKDLVRRIKMLEYALKQERAKYHKLKYGTELNQGDVKPPSYDSDETNENETGSLNNQLSWKQGRQLLRQYLQEVGYTDTILDVKSQRVRALLGLAGDGGGRTGEQTGTEPLVNGTDITTKGMGTRGKAELSDTSAVLEAFKFIENAAAEFSDEDEEDDSEGKDRTHVESRTIMRKKTPSSSLSPASMDTSEDPDTEEALKGFDFLTSPDEMDTSPESRGTGDGTDWGPNRSKLQDMLANLRDAEDLTHMQPTATPQSRPNVARFNEHDGNRTDEVEALTFPPTSGKSFIIGTDEAMESELGLGELAGLTVANEADSLGYDIGNNKDAMRKTWNPKFTLRSHFDGIRALTFHPVEPVLVTASEDHTLKMWNLQKTAPAKKSTSLDVEPIYTFRAHRGAVLSVVMSTTGEQCFSGGVDGTIQCWNTPNANVDPYDSYDPSVLRGVLNGHTDSVWGLVYSSAHQRLLSCSADGTVRLWDPNTTSPALAVFNENKKLAVPSSVDLVCSDPAHLVTSFTDGQIGLFNMETRQLVLSLESNSESDTPCQINKVLSHPTLPITITAQEDRHIKFFDNNSGKLIHSMVAHLDAVTSLAVDPNGLYLMSGSHDCSIRLWNLESKTCIQEFTAHRKKSEESIHDVAFHPSKCYIASAGADALAKVFV; via the exons ATGGACGAACAGGCGGGGCCTGGCGTGTTctttaacaacaataacaactcTGTTTTACCCGGCGGTGGGAAAGGACCGCTGCCTGATGGCGACGCTGGGGAGGCGGCTAAAGCGCAGTACAGTATCCCGGGGATCTTGCACTTCCTGCAGCACGAATGGGCCCGATTCGAAGTAGAGAGAGCACAATGGGAGGTGGAGCGGGCCGAATTGCAG gcaCAAATTGCCTTCCtgcagggagagaggaagggcCAGGAGAACTTGAAGAAAGACCTGGTGAGGAGGATCAAAATGCTGGAGTATGCACTGAAGCAGGAGAG AGCAAAGTACCACAAGTTAAAATATGGAACAGAATTAAATCAGGGTGACGTGAAGCCTCCAAGCTATGACTCTG ATGAGACTAATGAGAACGAGACTGGATCACTCAACAATCAGCTGTCCTGGAAACAAGGCCGTCAGCTCCTCCGACA gTACCTGCAGGAGGTCGGCTATACAGATACTATCTTAGATGTTAAGTCCCAGAGAGTCCGAGCACTGCTGGGGCTAGCGGGGGATGGAGGCGGGAGGACAGGCGAACAGACTGGAACTGAGCCTTTAGTCAATGGGACAGACATAACAACAAAGGGCATGGGGACCAGAGG GAAAGCTGAGCTCTCTGACACTAGCGCTGTACTTGAGGCCTTCAAGTTTATTGAGAATGCAGCTGCTGAgttcagtgatgaagatgaggaggacGATAGCGAAGGGAAGGACAGGACTCATGTGGAATCTAGGACG ATTATGAGGAAGAAGACACCATCGTCATCATTGTCCCCGGCTAGTATGGACACCAGTGAGGACCCTGACACAGAGGAGGCACTAAAAGGCTTTGACTTCTTGACCAGTCCTGACGAGATGGACACCTCACCTGAGTCGAGAGGCACGGGGGATGGGACAGACTGGG GACCAAACCGATCTAAGCTACAGGATATGTTGGCTAACCTAAGAGATGCAGAGGACTTGACCCACATGCAGCCTACAGCAACGCCCCAGTCCCGCCCCAACGTGGCCCGGTTCAATGAGCATGATGGGAACCGAACAGATGAAG TTGAGGCGCTGACCTTCCCACCTACATCAGGGAAGTCATTCATCATAGGCACAGACGAGGCAATGGAAAGCGAGCTGGGCCTCGGCGAGCTGGCTGGACTTACTGTGGCCAACGAGGCTGACAGTCTGGGATACGAT ATTGGCAACAATAAGGATGCCATGAGAAAGACGTGGAACCCCAAATTTACTCTGCGAAGCCATTTCGATGGGATTCGTGCTCTGACCTTCCACCCTGTGGAGCCTGTCTTGGTCACCGCTTCTGAGGATCACACACTCAAGATGTGGAACCTGCAAAAGACAGCTCCCGCCAAAAA AAGTACATCTTTAGATGTGGAACCAATCTACACTTTCAGGGCCCACAG GGGGGCTGTTCTGAGTGTGGTGATGAGCACTACAGGGGAGCAGTGTTTTAGCGGCGGGGTTGACGGGACCATACAGTGCTGGAATACTCCCAACGCTAACGTCGACCCTTACGACTCTTACG ACCCATCAGTGCTGCGAGGAGTTTTGAATGGACACactgactctgtttggggtttGGTGTACAGCAGTGCACACCAGCGCCTCCTCTCCTGCTCTGCAGATGGGACTGTGAGACTGTGGGACCCCAACACCACTTCCCCTGCTCTTGCAGTattcaatgaaaacaaaa AGCTGGCAGTTCCATCCTCTGTAGACCTGGTGTGCAGTGATCCAGCCCACCTGGTCACGTCTTTCACAGACGGGCAGATTGGCCTCTTCAACATGGAGACTCGACAATTGGTCCTCAGTCTGGAGTCCAACTCGGAGTCAG aCACTCCCTGTCAGATCAACAAGGTCCTCAGCCACCCCACTCTTCCCATCACTATTACTGCGCAGGAGGACAGACACATCAAATTCTTTGACAACAACAGCGGGAAGTTGATTCACTCCATGGTGGCTCATCTTGATGCTGTCACCAGTTTAGCTGTAGATCCTAATGGACTTTATCTCATGTCAGGCA GTCACGACTGCTCCATCCGTCTCTGGAACCTAGAGAGTAAAACGTGCATCCAGGAGTTCACAGctcacagaaagaaaagtgaggAGTCGATCCACGATGTAGCGTTCCATCCATCAAAATGCTACATCGCTAGTGCTGGGGCAGATGCTCTTGCAAAGGTGTTTGTATGA
- the LOC137138332 gene encoding striatin-like isoform X1 — protein sequence MDEQAGPGVFFNNNNNSVLPGGGKGPLPDGDAGEAAKAQYSIPGILHFLQHEWARFEVERAQWEVERAELQAQIAFLQGERKGQENLKKDLVRRIKMLEYALKQERAKYHKLKYGTELNQGDVKPPSYDSDETNENETGSLNNQLSWKQGRQLLRQYLQEVGYTDTILDVKSQRVRALLGLAGDGGGRTGEQTGTEPLVNGTDITTKGMGTRGKAELSDTSAVLEAFKFIENAAAEFSDEDEEDDSEGKDRTHVESRTIMRKKTPSSSLSPASMDTSEDPDTEEALKGFDFLTSPDEMDTSPESRGTGDGTDWEKDDQGPISEAWDVDPGLITKLKEQYKKERKGKKGVKRPNRSKLQDMLANLRDAEDLTHMQPTATPQSRPNVARFNEHDGNRTDEVEALTFPPTSGKSFIIGTDEAMESELGLGELAGLTVANEADSLGYDIGNNKDAMRKTWNPKFTLRSHFDGIRALTFHPVEPVLVTASEDHTLKMWNLQKTAPAKKSTSLDVEPIYTFRAHRGAVLSVVMSTTGEQCFSGGVDGTIQCWNTPNANVDPYDSYDPSVLRGVLNGHTDSVWGLVYSSAHQRLLSCSADGTVRLWDPNTTSPALAVFNENKKLAVPSSVDLVCSDPAHLVTSFTDGQIGLFNMETRQLVLSLESNSESDTPCQINKVLSHPTLPITITAQEDRHIKFFDNNSGKLIHSMVAHLDAVTSLAVDPNGLYLMSGSHDCSIRLWNLESKTCIQEFTAHRKKSEESIHDVAFHPSKCYIASAGADALAKVFV from the exons ATGGACGAACAGGCGGGGCCTGGCGTGTTctttaacaacaataacaactcTGTTTTACCCGGCGGTGGGAAAGGACCGCTGCCTGATGGCGACGCTGGGGAGGCGGCTAAAGCGCAGTACAGTATCCCGGGGATCTTGCACTTCCTGCAGCACGAATGGGCCCGATTCGAAGTAGAGAGAGCACAATGGGAGGTGGAGCGGGCCGAATTGCAG gcaCAAATTGCCTTCCtgcagggagagaggaagggcCAGGAGAACTTGAAGAAAGACCTGGTGAGGAGGATCAAAATGCTGGAGTATGCACTGAAGCAGGAGAG AGCAAAGTACCACAAGTTAAAATATGGAACAGAATTAAATCAGGGTGACGTGAAGCCTCCAAGCTATGACTCTG ATGAGACTAATGAGAACGAGACTGGATCACTCAACAATCAGCTGTCCTGGAAACAAGGCCGTCAGCTCCTCCGACA gTACCTGCAGGAGGTCGGCTATACAGATACTATCTTAGATGTTAAGTCCCAGAGAGTCCGAGCACTGCTGGGGCTAGCGGGGGATGGAGGCGGGAGGACAGGCGAACAGACTGGAACTGAGCCTTTAGTCAATGGGACAGACATAACAACAAAGGGCATGGGGACCAGAGG GAAAGCTGAGCTCTCTGACACTAGCGCTGTACTTGAGGCCTTCAAGTTTATTGAGAATGCAGCTGCTGAgttcagtgatgaagatgaggaggacGATAGCGAAGGGAAGGACAGGACTCATGTGGAATCTAGGACG ATTATGAGGAAGAAGACACCATCGTCATCATTGTCCCCGGCTAGTATGGACACCAGTGAGGACCCTGACACAGAGGAGGCACTAAAAGGCTTTGACTTCTTGACCAGTCCTGACGAGATGGACACCTCACCTGAGTCGAGAGGCACGGGGGATGGGACAGACTGGG AGAAGGACGATCAAGGTCCCATTTCTGAGGCCTGGGATGTGGACCCGGGCCTGATAACCAAACTGAAGGAGCAGTACAAAAAGGAGCGCAAGGGGAAAAAGGGGGTTAAGA GACCAAACCGATCTAAGCTACAGGATATGTTGGCTAACCTAAGAGATGCAGAGGACTTGACCCACATGCAGCCTACAGCAACGCCCCAGTCCCGCCCCAACGTGGCCCGGTTCAATGAGCATGATGGGAACCGAACAGATGAAG TTGAGGCGCTGACCTTCCCACCTACATCAGGGAAGTCATTCATCATAGGCACAGACGAGGCAATGGAAAGCGAGCTGGGCCTCGGCGAGCTGGCTGGACTTACTGTGGCCAACGAGGCTGACAGTCTGGGATACGAT ATTGGCAACAATAAGGATGCCATGAGAAAGACGTGGAACCCCAAATTTACTCTGCGAAGCCATTTCGATGGGATTCGTGCTCTGACCTTCCACCCTGTGGAGCCTGTCTTGGTCACCGCTTCTGAGGATCACACACTCAAGATGTGGAACCTGCAAAAGACAGCTCCCGCCAAAAA AAGTACATCTTTAGATGTGGAACCAATCTACACTTTCAGGGCCCACAG GGGGGCTGTTCTGAGTGTGGTGATGAGCACTACAGGGGAGCAGTGTTTTAGCGGCGGGGTTGACGGGACCATACAGTGCTGGAATACTCCCAACGCTAACGTCGACCCTTACGACTCTTACG ACCCATCAGTGCTGCGAGGAGTTTTGAATGGACACactgactctgtttggggtttGGTGTACAGCAGTGCACACCAGCGCCTCCTCTCCTGCTCTGCAGATGGGACTGTGAGACTGTGGGACCCCAACACCACTTCCCCTGCTCTTGCAGTattcaatgaaaacaaaa AGCTGGCAGTTCCATCCTCTGTAGACCTGGTGTGCAGTGATCCAGCCCACCTGGTCACGTCTTTCACAGACGGGCAGATTGGCCTCTTCAACATGGAGACTCGACAATTGGTCCTCAGTCTGGAGTCCAACTCGGAGTCAG aCACTCCCTGTCAGATCAACAAGGTCCTCAGCCACCCCACTCTTCCCATCACTATTACTGCGCAGGAGGACAGACACATCAAATTCTTTGACAACAACAGCGGGAAGTTGATTCACTCCATGGTGGCTCATCTTGATGCTGTCACCAGTTTAGCTGTAGATCCTAATGGACTTTATCTCATGTCAGGCA GTCACGACTGCTCCATCCGTCTCTGGAACCTAGAGAGTAAAACGTGCATCCAGGAGTTCACAGctcacagaaagaaaagtgaggAGTCGATCCACGATGTAGCGTTCCATCCATCAAAATGCTACATCGCTAGTGCTGGGGCAGATGCTCTTGCAAAGGTGTTTGTATGA